A single region of the Marinilabiliales bacterium genome encodes:
- the rpoC gene encoding DNA-directed RNA polymerase subunit beta' produces the protein MSFRRDTKVKSSFTKISIGLASPEEILERSSGEVLKPETINYRTYKPERDGLFCERIFGPVKDYECHCGKYKRIRYKGIVCDRCGVEVTEKKVRRERMGHINLVVPVAHIWYFKSLPNKIGYLLGLPTKKLESIIYYERYVVINPGVKQADGVEYLDFLTEEEYLDIFESLPKDNQNLEDDDPNKFIAGMGAEALNLLLSRIDLDELSYSLRHKANTETSQQRKNEALKRLQVVEAFRASKGINKSEWMVVKVVPVIPPELRPLVPLDGGRFATSDLNDLYRRVIIRNNRLKRLIEIKAPEVILRNEKRMLQESVDSLFDNSRKANAVKTDANRPLKSLSDSLKGKQGRFRQNLLGKRVDYSARSVIVVGPELELHECGLPKDMAAELYKPFIIRKLIERGIVKTVKSAKKIVDRKDPVVWDILENVIKGHPVLLNRAPTLHRLGIQSFQPKMIEGKAIQLHPLVCTAFNADFDGDQMAVHLPLGNAAILEAQILMLASHNILNPANGAPISVPSQDMVLGLYYLTKARKSEPDHPVKGEDMVFYSPEEVIIAYNEKVADLHAIIKVKIRDYTTGESSMVETTVGRVIFNQYVPDEAGFINELLTKKSLREIIGLVLKKTGTAKTARFLDSIKNMGFEMAFRGGLSFNLDDVIIPDQKTELIDEGYAQVEEVFNNYNMGFITNNERYNQIIDIWTHINAKLTQTLMRQLTADQQGFNPVYMMLDSGARGSKEQIRQLSGMRGLMAKPQKSGSAGSEIIENPILSNFKEGLSVLEYFISTHGARKGLADTALKTADAGYLTRRLVDVSQDVIVSEPDCGTLRGLQATAIRNNEEVVESLTERILGRTTVHDVYHPSTGELVVAAGEELTEEITAVIEESPIEQVEIRSVLTCESKKGVCAKCYGRSLATGKMVQIGEAVGVIAAQSIGEPGTQLTLRTFHVGGTASNIAAESSILARYEGIVEMDELRTVEREDELGNKIEIVISRLAELRIIDKNTNIALTSQNIPYGSRLYVKNGAVVSKGDLICEWDPYNAVIITESTGRVEFDALIEGVTYKEEADEQTGFREKVIIETRDKSKNPMIRILSDDGEALKSYNLPVGSHVSVSADSVVKAGEIIVKIPRAVGKSGDITGGLPRVTELFEARNPSNPAVVSEIDGEVQFGKIKRGNREISIRSKTGELKKYLIPLAKQILVQESDYVKAGTSLSDGAITPEDILMIKGPTKVQEYIVNEVQEVYRMQGVKINDKHFEVIVRQMMRKVSIDDPGDTKFLEKQIVDKWEFMDENDWIYGKKVVLDPGDSATLKAGQIITARKLRDENSVLKRKDMKLVTSREAIPSTSSQVLQGITRAALQTKSFISAASFQETTKVLNEAAIYGKVDHLEGLKENVIVGHLIPAGTGQKEFGKLVVGSREEYDALMSEKEKEPSDVGVTEQ, from the coding sequence ATGTCATTCAGAAGAGATACCAAGGTAAAAAGCAGTTTTACAAAGATCTCTATTGGTCTCGCATCACCCGAGGAGATACTTGAGCGCTCAAGCGGAGAGGTACTCAAACCAGAGACCATTAATTACAGGACCTATAAGCCCGAGAGGGACGGTCTTTTCTGCGAACGGATCTTCGGGCCCGTGAAGGATTACGAGTGCCACTGCGGTAAATACAAGCGCATCAGGTACAAAGGCATTGTGTGCGACCGTTGTGGTGTCGAGGTTACCGAAAAGAAGGTGAGGCGTGAAAGAATGGGGCACATAAACCTTGTCGTTCCCGTGGCCCACATATGGTATTTCAAGTCGCTGCCCAACAAGATAGGGTATCTTCTCGGACTTCCCACGAAGAAACTTGAATCGATTATCTACTACGAACGTTACGTCGTTATCAACCCCGGTGTAAAGCAGGCTGACGGTGTTGAATACCTTGACTTCCTTACTGAGGAAGAGTACCTTGACATCTTTGAGTCTCTGCCCAAGGATAACCAGAATCTTGAAGATGACGATCCCAATAAGTTCATCGCCGGCATGGGTGCGGAGGCGCTTAATTTGCTACTGTCACGGATAGACCTTGATGAGCTCTCCTATTCACTGCGTCACAAGGCAAACACGGAAACTTCCCAGCAGAGGAAAAATGAGGCCCTGAAGAGGCTGCAGGTGGTTGAGGCTTTCCGTGCGTCCAAGGGTATTAACAAGTCTGAATGGATGGTAGTGAAGGTAGTACCTGTAATTCCTCCCGAGCTGCGGCCTCTTGTGCCACTTGACGGGGGGCGCTTTGCCACATCAGACCTGAATGATCTTTACCGGAGGGTTATAATAAGGAATAACAGGCTCAAGCGCCTGATAGAGATAAAGGCTCCCGAGGTCATACTCCGCAATGAGAAGAGGATGCTGCAGGAGTCTGTCGACTCCCTGTTTGATAACTCAAGGAAGGCCAATGCGGTTAAGACCGATGCCAACAGGCCTCTCAAGTCCCTCAGCGACAGCCTTAAGGGTAAGCAGGGACGGTTCCGCCAGAACCTGCTGGGTAAAAGGGTCGACTATTCAGCCCGGTCGGTTATAGTTGTGGGCCCGGAGCTGGAGCTGCATGAATGCGGACTTCCGAAGGATATGGCCGCTGAGTTGTATAAGCCCTTTATTATAAGGAAGTTGATAGAGAGGGGCATTGTAAAGACCGTCAAGTCAGCCAAAAAGATCGTCGACCGTAAAGACCCTGTTGTATGGGATATACTGGAGAATGTGATAAAGGGGCACCCGGTCCTTCTGAACCGTGCACCGACTCTGCATCGTCTGGGAATACAGTCCTTCCAGCCAAAAATGATAGAGGGGAAGGCTATACAGCTTCACCCGCTGGTATGTACGGCGTTTAACGCCGATTTTGACGGCGACCAGATGGCTGTACACCTGCCGCTCGGCAATGCTGCCATCCTTGAGGCCCAGATACTGATGCTTGCATCGCATAATATTCTGAACCCTGCAAACGGCGCTCCCATCAGTGTGCCATCACAGGACATGGTACTCGGACTCTATTATCTGACAAAAGCCCGTAAAAGTGAGCCTGACCATCCGGTGAAAGGTGAAGACATGGTTTTTTATTCACCTGAAGAGGTGATCATTGCCTATAACGAAAAAGTGGCGGACCTTCATGCTATTATCAAGGTTAAGATCAGGGATTATACTACAGGTGAATCCAGTATGGTTGAAACAACCGTAGGCCGTGTAATTTTCAACCAGTACGTTCCCGATGAGGCAGGATTTATAAATGAACTGCTTACCAAGAAGTCACTTCGCGAAATTATCGGACTGGTCCTGAAAAAGACCGGGACTGCCAAGACTGCCAGGTTCCTTGACAGCATCAAGAATATGGGGTTCGAAATGGCCTTCAGGGGAGGCCTGTCATTCAACCTCGACGATGTAATCATTCCTGATCAGAAGACCGAACTTATTGACGAAGGTTATGCCCAGGTTGAAGAGGTGTTCAATAATTACAATATGGGGTTCATTACCAATAATGAGCGCTACAACCAGATCATTGACATCTGGACACACATAAACGCCAAGCTGACCCAGACACTGATGAGGCAGCTTACAGCCGACCAGCAGGGGTTCAACCCGGTTTACATGATGCTGGACTCGGGTGCCCGGGGATCCAAAGAGCAGATCAGGCAGCTTTCCGGTATGAGGGGACTTATGGCCAAGCCACAGAAATCCGGCTCCGCAGGTTCGGAAATCATTGAGAACCCCATATTGTCCAATTTCAAGGAGGGGTTGTCAGTTCTCGAATACTTTATTTCAACCCACGGTGCCAGGAAAGGTCTGGCCGACACTGCCCTCAAGACTGCTGATGCAGGTTACCTTACCAGGAGACTGGTTGATGTTTCACAGGATGTGATCGTTTCGGAGCCTGACTGCGGGACTTTGCGGGGACTTCAGGCGACAGCCATCAGGAACAACGAAGAGGTTGTAGAATCGCTTACTGAAAGGATACTGGGCCGGACAACCGTTCATGATGTGTACCACCCGTCAACCGGTGAGCTGGTAGTAGCTGCAGGGGAGGAACTGACCGAAGAGATTACAGCCGTCATAGAAGAATCGCCGATAGAACAGGTTGAGATCAGGTCGGTACTTACATGCGAGAGCAAGAAGGGTGTATGTGCTAAATGTTACGGCCGGAGCCTTGCAACCGGAAAAATGGTGCAGATTGGAGAAGCGGTGGGTGTTATTGCGGCACAGTCGATTGGTGAGCCCGGTACACAGCTAACGCTCCGCACATTCCACGTTGGCGGTACAGCTTCGAACATTGCTGCCGAATCAAGCATACTGGCGCGGTATGAAGGAATTGTTGAAATGGATGAACTTCGTACGGTAGAACGTGAGGATGAACTTGGCAACAAGATCGAGATTGTGATCAGCCGTCTTGCAGAATTGCGTATAATTGACAAGAATACCAACATTGCACTTACTTCCCAGAACATACCGTACGGCTCCAGACTCTACGTGAAGAACGGTGCCGTGGTCAGCAAGGGTGACCTGATATGTGAGTGGGATCCCTACAATGCTGTGATCATTACCGAATCAACCGGCCGTGTTGAGTTTGACGCTCTTATTGAGGGAGTTACTTACAAGGAAGAGGCTGATGAACAGACAGGTTTCCGTGAGAAGGTGATAATAGAGACCAGGGATAAGTCAAAGAACCCGATGATCAGAATTCTTTCAGATGACGGCGAGGCACTTAAATCCTATAACCTGCCTGTTGGTTCACACGTTTCTGTTTCGGCCGATTCGGTTGTCAAGGCCGGCGAGATAATTGTGAAAATACCCAGGGCTGTTGGTAAGTCGGGTGACATTACCGGTGGTCTGCCGCGTGTAACCGAGCTGTTTGAGGCAAGGAATCCCTCAAACCCAGCTGTGGTCAGTGAAATAGACGGTGAGGTGCAGTTCGGTAAGATCAAGCGCGGAAACCGGGAGATTAGTATCAGGTCGAAAACCGGCGAGCTAAAGAAATACCTTATACCTCTTGCAAAACAGATACTTGTCCAGGAGAGCGATTATGTCAAGGCAGGAACATCCCTCTCCGACGGCGCCATTACACCGGAAGATATACTAATGATCAAGGGGCCGACGAAGGTACAGGAGTATATCGTTAACGAGGTGCAGGAGGTTTACAGGATGCAGGGTGTTAAGATAAATGACAAGCACTTTGAGGTAATCGTGCGCCAGATGATGAGGAAAGTATCCATTGATGATCCTGGCGACACAAAGTTCCTTGAAAAACAGATTGTTGACAAGTGGGAGTTCATGGATGAGAATGACTGGATATACGGCAAGAAGGTTGTTCTTGATCCGGGTGATTCCGCTACACTAAAAGCCGGGCAGATTATTACCGCACGCAAGCTGCGTGATGAGAACTCTGTGCTGAAGAGAAAGGATATGAAGCTTGTTACCTCCAGGGAGGCCATACCTTCGACTTCAAGCCAGGTACTCCAGGGTATAACCCGGGCGGCACTGCAGACCAAGTCGTTCATATCGGCGGCATCCTTCCAGGAAACCACCAAGGTTCTCAATGAAGCTGCCATATACGGTAAAGTTGATCATCTTGAGGGTCTGAAGGAGAATGTAATAGTTGGTCACCTGATACCGGCCGGCACGGGTCAGAAGGAGTTTGGCAAACTGGTTGTAGGATCCAGGGAGGAGTATGATGCACTGATGTCTGAAAAGGAAAAGGAGCCCAGTGACGTGGGTGTAACCGAGCAATAA
- a CDS encoding DUF3467 domain-containing protein: MEESKKQNQINIELKEEVAQGTYSNLAVITHSSSEFVLDFVRVVPGIQKASVKSRIIITPEHAKRLLHALKENIAKFESVHGPIKKVEGKGSPGMPMNFGGPSAQA; encoded by the coding sequence ATGGAAGAATCCAAAAAGCAAAACCAGATAAACATTGAGCTGAAGGAGGAGGTAGCACAGGGAACATATTCAAACCTTGCGGTGATCACCCACTCCAGCTCTGAGTTCGTTCTTGACTTTGTAAGGGTGGTTCCCGGGATACAGAAGGCCAGCGTTAAATCAAGGATCATTATCACACCTGAGCATGCAAAGCGATTACTGCATGCGCTCAAGGAGAATATTGCAAAGTTTGAATCGGTCCATGGCCCGATAAAGAAAGTGGAAGGCAAAGGCAGCCCTGGAATGCCAATGAATTTTGGCGGACCTTCGGCACAGGCCTGA
- a CDS encoding electron transfer flavoprotein beta subunit/FixA family protein, translating to MGLKIIVLAKQVPDTRNVGKDAMKADGTVNRAALPAIFNPEDLNALELALRIKDTNEGATVTILTMGPGRAAEIIREAMYRGADKGILLTDRKFAGSDTLATSYALSLAVKKIAPYDLVIAGRQAIDGDTAQVGPQVAEKLGLPQVTYAEDILSVSKGRITIKRRLERGVETVEAPMPLVLTVHSSAPACRSRNARYTIKYRHARTLGELQDTSEDYLQLRKDRPYLTIDEWGVSDVGADVDQLGLSGSPTKVRKIENVVFTGRDSKVLSGSENDIEALMKELIDSHTIG from the coding sequence ATGGGACTTAAGATTATTGTACTGGCAAAGCAGGTGCCTGATACCAGGAATGTTGGCAAAGATGCCATGAAAGCTGACGGGACTGTCAACAGGGCAGCCCTGCCGGCTATATTCAATCCGGAGGACCTGAATGCGCTGGAACTTGCATTAAGGATCAAAGACACAAACGAAGGTGCAACCGTTACGATTCTGACTATGGGGCCCGGTCGTGCAGCGGAGATAATCCGTGAGGCAATGTACCGGGGTGCCGACAAGGGTATCCTGTTGACCGACAGAAAATTTGCCGGTTCTGATACACTTGCGACATCCTATGCCCTGTCACTGGCGGTAAAGAAAATTGCCCCTTATGACCTTGTTATTGCAGGCCGGCAGGCTATTGACGGTGACACGGCTCAGGTAGGCCCCCAGGTTGCTGAAAAGCTGGGTTTACCCCAGGTTACCTATGCCGAGGATATATTGTCGGTCAGCAAGGGCCGGATTACGATCAAGAGAAGACTTGAGAGAGGCGTTGAGACCGTGGAGGCGCCGATGCCGCTTGTTTTAACCGTACACAGCTCGGCCCCGGCCTGCCGGTCAAGGAATGCCAGGTATACTATTAAATACCGGCATGCAAGAACTTTGGGAGAACTGCAGGATACCAGCGAGGATTACCTGCAGTTGCGAAAGGACAGGCCTTATCTGACAATCGACGAATGGGGGGTGAGTGATGTTGGCGCCGATGTTGATCAGCTCGGACTGTCGGGATCGCCTACCAAGGTAAGAAAGATTGAGAACGTAGTTTTTACGGGCCGTGATTCCAAAGTGCTGTCAGGAAGTGAAAATGATATTGAAGCCCTGATGAAGGAGCTTATTGACAGTCATACAATAGGGTAG
- a CDS encoding electron transfer flavoprotein subunit alpha/FixB family protein: MDNVFVYCEIEEGQVAEVSLELLSKGRSLADRLGCSLEAAVIGSGLKGVEKQILPYGADVVHIADDKRLYPYQTLPHSAILSGLFREEKPRIGLLGATSVGRDLAPRIASALKCGLTADCTALEIGDHTENKTGEVYKDLLYQIRPAFGGNIIATIINPETRPQLATVREGVMKKEISAQDRKGRVKTIDAGKWLSDDDFVVRIIERHIEQRKVNIKSAGIIVAGGYGVGSKENFRLLFDLAGVLGGEVAGSRAAVDGGFIGHERQVGQTGVTVRPRLYIACGISGQIQHRAGMDQSSIIISINNDPDAPINQIADYTIVGDLTDIIPKMIKYYQKNTK; the protein is encoded by the coding sequence GTGGACAACGTTTTTGTTTATTGTGAAATTGAAGAGGGACAGGTTGCAGAGGTTAGCCTGGAGCTGCTCTCAAAGGGCCGTTCCCTTGCCGACAGGCTCGGGTGCAGTCTTGAAGCTGCAGTTATTGGTTCAGGCTTAAAGGGTGTAGAGAAACAGATCTTACCCTACGGGGCAGATGTGGTACATATTGCTGATGACAAGAGGCTGTATCCTTACCAGACATTGCCCCATTCTGCCATATTGAGCGGACTTTTCAGGGAGGAGAAGCCCCGGATCGGGCTTCTTGGCGCTACTTCGGTGGGACGGGATCTGGCACCCAGAATCGCATCGGCTTTGAAATGCGGACTTACAGCTGATTGCACAGCGCTCGAAATAGGCGATCATACAGAAAACAAGACCGGCGAGGTTTACAAGGATCTTCTTTACCAGATCAGGCCGGCTTTTGGCGGGAATATCATTGCAACCATCATCAACCCGGAAACAAGGCCCCAGCTTGCGACTGTTCGTGAAGGCGTCATGAAGAAAGAGATAAGCGCACAGGATCGTAAAGGCAGGGTCAAGACGATCGATGCTGGTAAATGGCTTAGCGATGATGATTTTGTGGTTAGAATTATTGAGCGCCATATTGAGCAACGGAAGGTTAACATAAAAAGCGCCGGGATAATTGTGGCCGGAGGGTATGGTGTTGGTTCAAAGGAGAACTTCAGGCTTCTCTTTGATCTGGCCGGCGTTCTCGGTGGTGAGGTGGCTGGTTCGAGAGCAGCGGTTGACGGCGGTTTTATCGGGCATGAAAGGCAGGTGGGGCAGACCGGTGTGACAGTGCGCCCCAGGCTTTATATTGCCTGCGGGATATCCGGACAGATACAGCACCGGGCCGGCATGGACCAGTCCTCCATAATCATCTCCATAAACAACGATCCGGATGCCCCTATAAACCAGATTGCCGATTATACTATTGTAGGCGATCTTACTGATATAATCCCGAAAATGATCAAGTATTATCAAAAGAATACAAAATAA